DNA from Leptolyngbya iicbica LK:
CAGGGATATTTTTACGTTTGCAATTAGCCCATCAAATCGACTCAGGCAAGTAGCGATATCGCTGACTTTCTATTGCTGAAAAGCGGCAACAAAAGCGTATTCAAATAAATCTGAGGCATTGACGTTAACCGGCTTTGCACAGGTATACGTAAGTTTACAGAAGTTCAAGAATTAAGGGTTGAAAAGGTCGCCGCAGCACTGGGCCGCTCGAATTTAATCCTGCTATATGGAGGCTCAAATCCCTTGCCGATTGGGGGGCTGAGACGGTGTACCTCTCACGATAGAGGAGTGTATTTCAGAAATGTCTATCATTCGCAACATGCGTCATTCTTAAGAGTCCGGGAACGTACTAACACAGCAAAACAAATTTATGCCTTTAGGAAGAATAGATTTTGCCTGCTGCCCCATTTGGATGATCACTATGTCACCTCTAAAGATTGTTCTCATCGAAGATCATGAATTGACTCGCATGGGATTAAAAGTCGCTTTTCAGCAGCAACCGAACTTTAACTTGGTTGGTGAATCTGGCACTGGGCTTGGCGGTTTAAGCCTGCTCAACCAATATCAACCTGACGTCGCGATTGTGGACATTGGTTTGCCTGATATCGATGGCATTGAGCTGATCCGCCGATTTCGAAAAATGAACGCTGACCAGGAAACGTTTTCGACCAAGATTCTCATGCTGACAATGAATGACAGTGAAGACGCCGTAATGGAAGCTTTTACGGCGGGAGCTGATTCTTATTGCATGAAGCAGGCCGATATTCAAGAACTCATTGTGGCAGTGAATGAAACTCATGCCGGTTATCCTTATATTGATCCGGCGATCGCGAGTATTGTGCTACAGCATCTACGGCGGACTCCGGTTTCTGTACCCGAAGACCAGGGGTTGACGGTATCGATTAATGCCATCAACACGGAATATCAGCAACTTCTGGACAACTTTCCGCTGACAGAACGTGAATTAGAAATTTTGGAAATGATTGTCGAAGGCTATCGCAACGCAGAAATTGCGGAACGCTCACACATTACGATTGGCACGGTCAAAACTCATGTGCGCAACATCTTGAATAA
Protein-coding regions in this window:
- a CDS encoding response regulator, encoding MSPLKIVLIEDHELTRMGLKVAFQQQPNFNLVGESGTGLGGLSLLNQYQPDVAIVDIGLPDIDGIELIRRFRKMNADQETFSTKILMLTMNDSEDAVMEAFTAGADSYCMKQADIQELIVAVNETHAGYPYIDPAIASIVLQHLRRTPVSVPEDQGLTVSINAINTEYQQLLDNFPLTERELEILEMIVEGYRNAEIAERSHITIGTVKTHVRNILNKLGVDDRTKAAVWALRAGLVN